The genome window CTGGCCGTGGTGATCCTGGTCATGCTCGGGGCCATCGCCGCTTATATCCGCAGCCATCCCGACGTCCTGGGCGGGGCGGTCGCCGAGGCCATCCGCTCGTTCTTCGCCCGCCTGACCGAGACCTTCGGGCCGATCCTCTCGCCCTTCTTCCCGTTCCCGTGGCCGGAACCCCCGAGGGCTTGAAGGGGGACTATGCTGCGAGCCATCCGCTGGGGGCTGGTGATCAGCGGGCTGGGGGCCATCGCCCTGTCCGTCGTCCTCGAGGGGCGGGTCGGGGCCCTGGGGCTGCTCGGGCTGCTGGCCCTTTCTCTGGCCCTGAACCTCTGGCTCCTCCCCCGGGCGCTGGGGCGCGCCTTCGGGCGCTGGCGGCCCCGCCTCCCTCGGCCCGCTCCGCCGCCGGGCCTGAGCGCGCGGGTCCAGCAGGAGGCGGAGGCCGCGGCCCGAGCCCTCACCCGGGCGCCGGAGGGGCCTCCCCTTACCCTCCCTTCCGAACCCCCGGCGGCGTTCCGCTGCCCCGGATGCGGCCGGCGGCTGGAGCGGGGGGCGACTCGCTGCGCCGGGTGCGGCCAGCCCGCCCGCTTCCACTGCCCCTATTGCGGCCGGGAAGTGGATCCGGGATGGCCGCGCTGCCCGGCCTGTCGGGCCGCCCTCCCGGCGGCATGGGAAGGGAGCCGGTAAGGACGTCGTCCGACGAAGCTCTCCCACCGTCTTCGATCCGTCCATGCGGCGAGGGGTTCCGGGGATCCTCATCGGCATTGGCGGGGCGCTGATCGCCCTAAGTCTGGGGGCCGTCGGCCTGGGGGGATGGCTCGCCGTTCGCGCCGGGCGGGCAGGGGATCTGGAGATGGCGCTGATCTGGGGGTGTGGAGGAGGACTGGCGGCCCTCTTCCTGCTGTTCCTGGGGGTGGGGTTCGTGTCGGAGGGGCTCACCCGCATGGCCGCCACCGTGCATTTCGAAGTCGAGCCCCGCGCGGCCCGCCTGGGAGAGACCCTCGCGGTTCAGATCGCCGTGGAGGCCCATCGCCCCCTGATCGCCGGCCCCATCCGCCTCCGGCTGATGACGAAGGAATTCATGGCCTTCTGGGTGTGGGACTGGTTCCGTAAAACCCACCGGCGGAAGGAGGAGCGGGAGCAGACGCGGGTGGTCCATGAGATCCAGATCGCCGACCGCGTCGAGCTCCTCCCCGGGCTTCCCCAGCGCTACACGGCCGCCCTCGCCATCCCGATCGATGGGATGGCCTCGTTCCGGCGGGAGGAGCGAGGCCGCCTCGGCACCGACGTCCACGCCTTCGAATGGTGGGTGGAGCTGGAGGTCGGGCTGCAGGGGTGGCCGGACGCGTATGAGAAGATCCCGCTCTCCGTCCGGCCCGTTCGGGTATCGCCGGCTCTGGAGGCCCCGGCGGCGGAGCCTGTTTCGGACCTCCCGTCCTCCGACCCTCTGCGGATCACTCTGGCCGCATGGTCTTTCCCGGTGGGCTCCGCCCTGCAGGGATGGGTCCGCTGGGAGGGCGAGGCGCGGCAGCGGGTGCAAGTGGAGGCCGGCTACCGGATCCTCGCTGAGGGGCGGACCTGGACGACCCTCATCGGCCGCGCGGTTTATGAGCTCGACCCCGGCCAGGAGGAGGGGTTTGCTTTTGAGATCCCTTCCGATGGCCCGATCACGCGCTCCGGCGACCTTTATGACATCCGGTGGTTCGTCCGGGGGATTGCGGACCGTCCCCTTGCCCCGGATCTCTCGGCCGAGGTCGCCGCGCGGGTGGTTCCGGGTTCCATGTAGGGCAACCGCTTGCGGTTGCCTGATCCGATAGGAGGACGTGGATGCGGGGACGCACGGTTCTGATCGGCGGTTTAACGCTGGCCTTCGGCGCCCTGTGCGCCTGCATCGCCCTGGGGGGCGGGTTCCTGGCCTATCGATTCCTTCCGATCCTGCTTCGCCCATCGCCCACCCCTATACTCGTCTGTTGCACACCGCCATCCTCGTCCACGCCCGGCCAGGCGCCGACGGTCGCTCCCACCCGGCCGCCCCAGCCGGCGCCGGCCCCGACGCCCACCCTGGCGCCGGCCCCGCCGGGGGCGCTGACCCTCCGGCATGATCTTCGGGTGGAAGGCGTGACCGCCATCGCCGCGGCCCCCGACGGCCGCCTATCGCTGTTCACGGCGAACGGCCAGACCGGGTTCCTGGATCCCCGGACCGGGGAGATCGCGGAGGGGCCCACCGCTCCGGAAGGCATCGAGGAGCTGGTGTTCGCCCCCGATGGGCGGTTCTTCGCCCTGCGCACGGTCCGCGGGGAAGTGCGGATGTGGGATCTGGAACGCCAGCGAACGGCCTTCGTGCTGACCCTAAAAGAGGCGGTGCGGCGGATCGCGTTCTCCCCTCGAAGCACCCTGCTGCTGGTCGGTGGGGAATCCACCCTGAGCGGCTACTATGTGGAAACCGGGCGAAGGGCCTTCGCCTTCGATCTCCGCGGCCCGGCGGATGCCTTCGCGATGACGCCGGACGAGCGCCTGATCTTCCAGATGAGCGACCGCAGCCCGGATCTGGAGGTATGGGATACCCATACCGGGGAACGGTGGGGATCCCTCTCCTTCGATCCTCTCACGGCCATCGCCCTCGCCCCCGACGGGCGCCTCCTGACGGCGGCGGAGAACGAGATGCGGCCCATCGGGGGCGAGGGCTATGAAGGCCCCTTCCCGACCCGCGTCGCCCTGTGGCGGGTCTCCATCGATCCGGACCGGCGAAATGTGCGTCTGGACCTGCAGGAGGAGCTGGAGCTGCAGCCGGAGATGGAGGGGAAGTTCCCACTGCCCTTGAAGGCGCTGCGGTTCACCCCCGATGGGCGGTGGGTCGTCGGGCTGGCGGACTGGGTGGGGGAGGGCGACATGAACGGGCGGCTCTACATCTGGGAGACAGAAAGCGGGCGGATGCGCGGGCGGGTGGTCCTGCCGCCGCGTCCCTGGCAGATGGTGCTCCTGGAGGAGGGCCATCTGGCCGCGGTGCTCCTCGGATCCGGGCCATCCGGGGATCGTGTTCAACTCTACGAGCTCCCTTCCCGGTGAGGGGAAACCATGTCCGCCTGGCTGATCGAGCTCCGTCAGGCCCTGGTGGACGCGGTCCGGATCTTCGCGCTGGAGCCCCAGCGGAGTGGCGTTGGCCTGCTCGCGGACCTGCGCCGGATGGGGACGCGGGGATGGGCGTGGATCCTGTTGCTGGGGGGAACCATCGGTCTGGCCTTCGCCCTCCCGATTCCCGGAGTGGGAGCCGCCGCCCGCGCGGGTCTGGAACGGCCGGTGGGGACGGGGCTCCTCGCTCTCTGGGTCTCCTTCCTCTGGATATTGCTCATGGTCACCGCGGGGGATCTGCCCGCCGCCTTCCGGTTCCTGACGATGGTATATAGCCTCTATTACTTCGGCTTTCCTCTTCTCACCGGCCCCTCCCTGTGGGAGGTTCTGATCCCTGTCCTCGTCCTTTTCCTTTTCGAACGGACCCATCCCCACTCGGCGATGAAGGGGTGGCCCGGGCGGATCCTGTGGGCGCTGGCCCTAACGCAGTTCCCGCCCCATCCGATCCGCCCCCTTCCGCTCAGCATGGCCCTGAAGTCTCTGATCGGCATCGGGATCGCTACCCTTCCGCTCTGGCAGCGCCTCCGCCTTTCCCGGACCATCCGGGGCCTTCTCCTCGCCCTGGGCCTGGTCGGTCCCTATCTCATCGCGTGGGGGGCCTCGCCCGGGGCGCTGGGGGAGAGCCTCCGGGGGATGCTGCAGGCGGTGTGGGGCCTGAGCGTCCCGATCTGGCTGTGGCTGGGGGCCAACCTGGTGGAGGATGGGGCCCGCCTGGGCCGGTTCTGGAGCCGGCGGATGGGTCTGCTCCAGAACCGCCCGCGCCTCTTCGGTCTCCTTCCCTTCCTGACCCTCGCGGCAGGCCTCCTGGCCCTACCGGCCTTCTGGCCGGAGCTCTGGGCGGGTTTCCTGGTCCGCATCCCGGGGACGATGGCGGTGTTCCCCCTCTATCGGGAGCTCTGGCATCGGATCCGCGCGTGGCCCCCGGATGCCTATCTGGCGGCCCGGACCGCGGTAGGGGTGCTGTTCCTCCTGGGGGCGGCCGGCCTCTGGATGCGGCGGCGGATGGATCCCCTCGCTTTCGGGCAGCGATATGTGGCCCTCGCGGTGGGAGCGGTCGCCTTCCTCTTCGCCTTCTATCAGGCCTTCTTCGGCGCCCTCGATCTGGATCTCCCTCAGCAATGGTGGCCGCTGCTGCTGGTCATCCTGGCGTGGACGTGGGAGCCGTTGAAGGGCCTGCAGGAGATGCGGGAAGACGCCGAGGATCTGCTGGAGTGGATCGTCGCTGTTGCGCTGCTTCTGCTCACCATCGTCATGGTTCAGCAGCTGACGGATCCCGGGGCCCTGATCCGCGTGAGCGCCATCTGGCCGTTGCTGGGGGCCACGGTGTGGGGCTTCCCCTATCTCGTGTTCACGGCCCTCCAGACGGCCCGGGGGCCGGAAGAGGCGGGCGAGATCTCGCCCGTTCGGCCCTTCCTGCTGGGCTACGGGTTGATGGTCCCCCTGACGGCGGTCCTCCCCCTGGAGGATCGCTGGTTGCCCCCTCTGGCCTTCCTGATCGGGAGCATGCTCCTCCCGCCCCCGGAGGGCTCCCGGGTCGCCCGCTGGATCCATGGGGCGTGGATCGGCCTGGGGGCCGTGGGCTTCCGGGTGGCTCCATGGATCCTCCCCCTGCCCGTGCTCCCGCTGGCCGGGGGATGGCTGGAGCGCCTCTACGGTCGGACCCCGGTGGAGTTTCTGAGCGCGGCGTATTTCCTCCAGGCGGTGGGGGCCCTCCTGGCCGCCCTTCCCTTCCTCGGGCTTCACGGCCCCGGATGGCGCGGGCGGATCGGGGGGATCCTCGGCGCGCTCCTGTGGGGGCTGTGGTCCCTCGGGCCGTCCGCATGAGCCAACGGCCCGGCTGTTCCCGTTCTCGGGGGACAATGGAATCCGAAGGGATCCCCTCGCGCTTCCGGGAGGTTC of Thermoflexus sp. contains these proteins:
- a CDS encoding double zinc ribbon domain-containing protein; this translates as MLRAIRWGLVISGLGAIALSVVLEGRVGALGLLGLLALSLALNLWLLPRALGRAFGRWRPRLPRPAPPPGLSARVQQEAEAAARALTRAPEGPPLTLPSEPPAAFRCPGCGRRLERGATRCAGCGQPARFHCPYCGREVDPGWPRCPACRAALPAAWEGSR